A region from the Arachis ipaensis cultivar K30076 chromosome B01, Araip1.1, whole genome shotgun sequence genome encodes:
- the LOC107640170 gene encoding glucan endo-1,3-beta-glucosidase 14 isoform X2, which translates to MANHISSSCFLHGPFHLLFLLSFAQMVPLTVQTFTGTYGINYGRIADNIPSPDQVVTLLRAAKIRNVRIYDADHSVLKAFSGTGFNLVIGLPNGQLQDMSSNADHALNWVKDNVQSFLPGTPIRGIAVGNEVLGGEDYSLWGELLGAAKNIYNATKKLNLHEQIEISTANSFAVFSNSYPPSSCKFKDSVTQYMKPLLEFFSQIGSPFCLNAYPSLAYASDPEHIDLNYALFQPTKGIYDPKFRLHYDNMLDAQIDAAYSALENAGFNKMEVIVTETGWASNGDQNEAGANITNARTYNYNLRKRLAKRKGTPHRPKNIVKAYIFAVFNEDSKPGASSERNYGLFKADGSISYDIGFHGLNAARSSRLSLKSDLFLFLGKQKDHVPRFLEYMHIQAIFL; encoded by the exons ATGGCCAATCACATCTCTTCTTCTTGCTTTCTTCATGGCCCCTTTCACCTACTCTTCCTGCTCTCCTTCGCTCAAATGG TACCCTTAACAGTGCAAACATTCACCGGAACATACGGTATAAATTATGGGAGGATTGCAGATAACATCCCCTCACCTGATCAAGTTGTTACTCTTCTCAGAGCAGCAAAAATAAGGAATGTTAGAATCTATGATGCTGATCACAGTGTTCTCAAGGCATTCAGTGGAACTGGGTTTAATCTTGTTATTGGACTTCCCAATGGGCAGCTGCAAGACATGAGTTCGAACGCAGATCATGCTCTGAACTGGGTCAAAGACAATGTGCAGTCGTTTCTTCCGGGCACGCCTATTCGTGGAATTGCCGTGGGGAATGAAGTTTTGGGTGGGGAAGACTACAGTTTGTGGGGGGAACTTTTGGGTGCtgcaaaaaatatttataacgcTACGAAGAAACTTAATCTGCATGAGCAAATTGAGATCTCTACGGCAAACTCGTTTGCTGTATTTTCGAATTCATACCCTCCCTCCTCTTGTAAGTTTAAGGACAGTGTTACTCAGTATATGAAGCCACTATTGGAGTTCTTCTCACAAATTGGCTCTCCTTTCTGTTTGAATGCTTACCCTTCCCTAGCCTACGCAAGTGATCCGGAACATATAGATTTGAATTATGCTCTTTTTCAACCGACAAAAGGAATTTATGATCCGAAGTTTCGTCTGCACTATGATAACATGCTTGATGCTCAGATTGATGCAGCTTATTCTGCTTTGGAGAATGCTGGATTTAACAAAATGGAAGTCATAGTTACTGAGACTGGGTGGGCCTCGAATGGAGATCAAAATGAAGCCGGAGCAAACATAACTAATGCGAGGACATACAATTATAACCTGCGTAAAAGGCTTGCGAAGAGGAAAGGAACTCCACATAGGCCTAAAAATATTGTGAAGGCATACATCTTTGCGGTTTTCAATGAGGATTCGAAGCCTGGAGCAAGTTCTGAGAGGAACTATGGACTGTTCAAGGCAGATGGTAGTATATCATATGATATTGGGTTTCACGGACTTAATGCAGCGCGATCATCTCGCTTATCTCTGAAG tctgatttgtttttattcCTAGGAAAACAAAAAGATCATGTTCCAAGGTTTTTGGAATATATGCATATACAAGCTATTTTCCTTTGA
- the LOC110263851 gene encoding zinc finger BED domain-containing protein RICESLEEPER 2-like isoform X1, translating into MEDWNSHPLKGEHLHVRCCAHILNLVVNDGLKDMHSSISKIRNAVRYVRASPSRMDRFKSCIKEARIQDCSCVQLDVPTRWNSTYIMLDSALKFQKTFKRLSERDAEFVMMQGGIPKNEDWDNARCFVKFLKIFSDVTKKVSGSTFVTSSSYFHHFCSILSSLKTWADSNDILLKGMATKMKAKHDKYWGNLRNMNMMIFVAVVLDPRYKIKFVEWSFQRLFEKEDADFLCGKVKEVFNGLFNSYRVVLNSDQAH; encoded by the exons ATGGAGGATTGGAATTCACATCCTTTAAAAGGTGAACATTTGCATGTTAG GTGTTGTGCTCATATCTTGAACTTGGTGGTGAATGATGGTTTGAAGGATATGCATTCTTCAATTAGTAAAATTAGAAATGCTGTTAGATATGTCCGTGCTTCTCCTAGTCGTATGGATAGGTTTAAAAGTTGCATTAAAGAGGCTAGGATCCAAGACTGCTCTTGTGTGCAATTAGATGTCCCCACTAGGTGGAATTCCACTTACATAATGCTTGATAGTGCTTTAAAATTCCAAAAAACCTTTAAGAGATTAAGTGAGAGGGATGCTGAGTTTGTAATGATGCAAGGGGGCATTCCAAAGAATGAAGATTGGGATAATGCAAGATGCTTTGTGAAGTTTTTGAAGATTTTTTCTGATGTAACAAAAAAAGTCTCGGGTTCCACATTTGTGACCTCTTCTTCATATTTTCATCACTTTTGTTCAATTCTTAGTTCTTTGAAGACTTGGGCTGATAGTAATGACATATTACTTAAGGGTATGGCTACAAAAATGAAGGCTAAACATGATAAATATTGGGGTAACTTGAGGAACatgaatatgatgatttttgTTGCTGTGGTACTTGACCCTAGATATAAGATTAAGTTTGTTGAGTGGAGTTTTCAAAGGTTGTTTGAGAAGGAGGATGCTGATTTCTTATGTGGTAAGGTGAAGGAAGTATTCAATGGCTTGTTCAACAGCTATAGGGTTGTTCTCAATAGTGATCAAGCACACTAA
- the LOC110263851 gene encoding zinc finger BED domain-containing protein RICESLEEPER 2-like isoform X2 produces the protein MEDWNSHPLKGEHLHVRCCAHILNLVVNDGLKDMHSSISKIRNAVRYVRASPSRMDRFKSCIKEARIQDCSCVQLDVPTRWNSTYIMLDSALKFQKTFKRLSERDAEFVMMQGGIPKNEDWDNARCFVKFLKIFSDVTKKVSGSTFVTSSSYFHHFCSILSSLKTWADSNDILLKGMATKMKAKHDKYWGNLRNMNMMIFVAVVLDPRYKIKFVEWSFQRLFEKEDADFLCGKVKEVFNGLFNSYRVVLNSDQAH, from the exons ATGGAGGATTGGAATTCACATCCTTTAAAAG GTGAACATTTGCATGTTAGGTGTTGTGCTCATATCTTGAACTTGGTGGTGAATGATGGTTTGAAGGATATGCATTCTTCAATTAGTAAAATTAGAAATGCTGTTAGATATGTCCGTGCTTCTCCTAGTCGTATGGATAGGTTTAAAAGTTGCATTAAAGAGGCTAGGATCCAAGACTGCTCTTGTGTGCAATTAGATGTCCCCACTAGGTGGAATTCCACTTACATAATGCTTGATAGTGCTTTAAAATTCCAAAAAACCTTTAAGAGATTAAGTGAGAGGGATGCTGAGTTTGTAATGATGCAAGGGGGCATTCCAAAGAATGAAGATTGGGATAATGCAAGATGCTTTGTGAAGTTTTTGAAGATTTTTTCTGATGTAACAAAAAAAGTCTCGGGTTCCACATTTGTGACCTCTTCTTCATATTTTCATCACTTTTGTTCAATTCTTAGTTCTTTGAAGACTTGGGCTGATAGTAATGACATATTACTTAAGGGTATGGCTACAAAAATGAAGGCTAAACATGATAAATATTGGGGTAACTTGAGGAACatgaatatgatgatttttgTTGCTGTGGTACTTGACCCTAGATATAAGATTAAGTTTGTTGAGTGGAGTTTTCAAAGGTTGTTTGAGAAGGAGGATGCTGATTTCTTATGTGGTAAGGTGAAGGAAGTATTCAATGGCTTGTTCAACAGCTATAGGGTTGTTCTCAATAGTGATCAAGCACACTAA
- the LOC107640189 gene encoding mavicyanin has product MATNIGILLLLIVASSLAQAAQHVVPWMIPTTQGSSFYSNLFAKTTFNLNDILVFNYTTGTHNVVTLSKDDFKDCSVKNKMETFEVGPTMIKLNRTGEYYFACAFPAHCSLGQKLSVNVMASSSSSPEAAPAVAPSSPASRLSVAATFSVLLMLIAINILF; this is encoded by the exons ATGGCTACTAACATTGGAATTCTACTGCTACTAATTGTGGCATCATCACTAGCACAAGCTGCACAGCATGTAGTTCCATGGATGATTCCTACTACTCAAGGCTCCTCCTTCTACTCCAATTTGTTTGCTAAAACTACATTCAATCTAAACGACATTCTTG TCTTCAACTACACAACTGGGACACATAATGTTGTCACACTTTCAAAGGATGATTTCAAAGATTGCAGTGTCAAGAACAAGATGGAAACATTTGAGGTTGGACCTACAATGATCAAGCTCAATCGAACCGGAGAATACTATTTCGCCTGCGCCTTCCCGGCTCATTGCTCCCTTGGCCAGAAGCTTAGTGTCAATGTcatggcctcttcttcttcttccccggAGGCTGCACCAGCCGTGGCTCCTTCGTCCCCGGCGTCACGCCTCTCTGTTGCTGCTACTTTCTCTGTTCTTCTCATGCTCATTGCCATAAACATCTTGTTCTAG
- the LOC107640170 gene encoding glucan endo-1,3-beta-glucosidase 14 isoform X3, which yields MANHISSSCFLHGPFHLLFLLSFAQMVPLTVQTFTGTYGINYGRIADNIPSPDQVVTLLRAAKIRNVRIYDADHSVLKAFSGTGFNLVIGLPNGQLQDMSSNADHALNWVKDNVQSFLPGTPIRGIAVGNEVLGGEDYSLWGELLGAAKNIYNATKKLNLHEQIEISTANSFAVFSNSYPPSSCKFKDSVTQYMKPLLEFFSQIGSPFCLNAYPSLAYASDPEHIDLNYALFQPTKGIYDPKFRLHYDNMLDAQIDAAYSALENAGFNKMEVIVTETGWASNGDQNEAGANITNARTYNYNLRKRLAKRKGTPHRPKNIVKAYIFAVFNEDSKPGASSERNYGLFKADGSISYDIGFHGLNAARSSRLSLKSISADNLATMIVSLCALMLLIF from the exons ATGGCCAATCACATCTCTTCTTCTTGCTTTCTTCATGGCCCCTTTCACCTACTCTTCCTGCTCTCCTTCGCTCAAATGG TACCCTTAACAGTGCAAACATTCACCGGAACATACGGTATAAATTATGGGAGGATTGCAGATAACATCCCCTCACCTGATCAAGTTGTTACTCTTCTCAGAGCAGCAAAAATAAGGAATGTTAGAATCTATGATGCTGATCACAGTGTTCTCAAGGCATTCAGTGGAACTGGGTTTAATCTTGTTATTGGACTTCCCAATGGGCAGCTGCAAGACATGAGTTCGAACGCAGATCATGCTCTGAACTGGGTCAAAGACAATGTGCAGTCGTTTCTTCCGGGCACGCCTATTCGTGGAATTGCCGTGGGGAATGAAGTTTTGGGTGGGGAAGACTACAGTTTGTGGGGGGAACTTTTGGGTGCtgcaaaaaatatttataacgcTACGAAGAAACTTAATCTGCATGAGCAAATTGAGATCTCTACGGCAAACTCGTTTGCTGTATTTTCGAATTCATACCCTCCCTCCTCTTGTAAGTTTAAGGACAGTGTTACTCAGTATATGAAGCCACTATTGGAGTTCTTCTCACAAATTGGCTCTCCTTTCTGTTTGAATGCTTACCCTTCCCTAGCCTACGCAAGTGATCCGGAACATATAGATTTGAATTATGCTCTTTTTCAACCGACAAAAGGAATTTATGATCCGAAGTTTCGTCTGCACTATGATAACATGCTTGATGCTCAGATTGATGCAGCTTATTCTGCTTTGGAGAATGCTGGATTTAACAAAATGGAAGTCATAGTTACTGAGACTGGGTGGGCCTCGAATGGAGATCAAAATGAAGCCGGAGCAAACATAACTAATGCGAGGACATACAATTATAACCTGCGTAAAAGGCTTGCGAAGAGGAAAGGAACTCCACATAGGCCTAAAAATATTGTGAAGGCATACATCTTTGCGGTTTTCAATGAGGATTCGAAGCCTGGAGCAAGTTCTGAGAGGAACTATGGACTGTTCAAGGCAGATGGTAGTATATCATATGATATTGGGTTTCACGGACTTAATGCAGCGCGATCATCTCGCTTATCTCTGAAG AGTATAAGTGCTGATAACTTGGCCACCATGATAGTATCTCTGTGTGCTTTGATGCTGCTGATTTTCTGA
- the LOC107615234 gene encoding protein FAR1-RELATED SEQUENCE 5-like — translation MSGETVPVEEAEAMDSSVVDADIDGEAAVRIVDGIGSFGAIEFSSLIAKDVLTTKFTSLQEAYDYYNEYGRIKGFLVRRSKVGCRTKQGAEGEIIWQIFVCSREGERYGKHMQREDRKMDPRPITRCGCEARIKVHVDDASRRWFVEQFFDNHNHPMLDARFRGLSRSHRAVKEGDLHQINSMRKSGMRVPTIFGAFANQSGGFETVGFEIKDIYNAIEKQRRAGAIDAEAALKFLGTLRTTDSGMSWVLMQRTVVTNTSAIW, via the coding sequence ATGAGCGGCGAAACCGTACCGGTAGAGGAAGCAGAAGCGATGGATTCGTCCGTCGTAGATGCCGACATAGATGGAGAAGCAGCAGTGAGGATTGTTGATGGGATAGGGTCCTTTGGCGCAATTGAATTTTCTTCCCTGATAGCCAAGGACGTCCTTACGACGAAGTTCACAAGCCTACAGGAAGCTTATGACTACTACAACGAATATGGTCGCATCAAGGGATTTTTGGTCAGGAGGTCCAAGGTGGGTTGCAGAACAAAGCAGGGGGCGGAGGGCGAAATCATTTGGCAGATATTCGTGTGCTCGAGGGAAGGAGAGCGATACGGGAAACACATGCAACGGGAAGACAGGAAGATGGATCCTCGACCGATCACGCGGTGTGGGTGTGAAGCCCGGATTAAGGTCCACGTTGATGATGCCAGCAGGCGATGGTTTGTTGAACAATTCTTCGATAACCATAATCATCCCATGCTGGATGCGAGGTTTAGGGGTCTGTCGCGGTCACACAGAGCAGTCAAGGAAGGTGATTTGCACCAAATCAATTCCATGAGGAAATCTGGGATGCGGGTGCCGACAATTTTCGGTGCCTTTGCCAATCAGTCAGGGGGATTCGAGACTGTTGGGTTCGAGATAAAGGATATATATAATGCGATAGAGAAGCAAAGGCGGGCTGGCGCGATAGATGCTGAGGCTGCGTTGAAGTTCTTGGGAACTTTAAGGACCACTGATTCGGGGATGTCCTGGGTTTTGATGCAACGTACGGTCGTAACAAATACAAGTGCCATTTGGTAA
- the LOC107640179 gene encoding mavicyanin, which translates to MGQLRKNVAIIVAMIMIVVTKAEEHIVGGDSIGWTSYPPGGASFYSNWASNHTFIVNDTLVFKFESGSHSVAELTKNNYEKCDENEKIESYVIGPARVTLNRAGRFYFSCTFSGHCSSGQKLSVEVVTGNFSSAPRKAPSSSTPPPPPSGSSTSVASTTLSIFLTTITFKTLFQF; encoded by the exons ATGGGTCAATTGAGGAAGAATGTTGCAATTATTGTTGCAATGATCATGATTGTTGTGACAAAAGCTGAAGAACACATAGTTGGAGGAGATAGCATAGGGTGGACTAGTTATCCACCTGGTGGTGCTTCTTTCTATTCAAATTGGGCTTCAAACCATACTTTCATAGTGAATGACACCTTAg TGTTTAAATTTGAATCTGGGAGCCATTCAGTGGCAGAACTTACAAAGAATAACTACGAAAAATGCGACGAAAATGAGAAGATAGAATCCTATGTGATAGGACCAGCCAGAGTGACCCTTAACCGTGCTGGAAGGTTCTATTTTTCATGCACATTCTCAGGACATTGCAGCAGTGGCCAAAAGCTAAGTGTTGAAGTAGTCACTGGTAATTTTTCTTCTGCACCAAGAAAAGCTCCTTCTAGTtctactcctcctcctcctccaagtGGCTCATCCACTTCTGTAGCTTCTACTACCTTGTCTATTTTCCTTACAACCATTACCTTCAAAACTTTGTTCCAATTTTAG
- the LOC107640170 gene encoding glucan endo-1,3-beta-glucosidase 14 isoform X1: MANHISSSCFLHGPFHLLFLLSFAQMVPLTVQTFTGTYGINYGRIADNIPSPDQVVTLLRAAKIRNVRIYDADHSVLKAFSGTGFNLVIGLPNGQLQDMSSNADHALNWVKDNVQSFLPGTPIRGIAVGNEVLGGEDYSLWGELLGAAKNIYNATKKLNLHEQIEISTANSFAVFSNSYPPSSCKFKDSVTQYMKPLLEFFSQIGSPFCLNAYPSLAYASDPEHIDLNYALFQPTKGIYDPKFRLHYDNMLDAQIDAAYSALENAGFNKMEVIVTETGWASNGDQNEAGANITNARTYNYNLRKRLAKRKGTPHRPKNIVKAYIFAVFNEDSKPGASSERNYGLFKADGSISYDIGFHGLNAARSSRLSLKENKKIMFQGFWNICIYKLFSFELMILSLLEICVHV; encoded by the exons ATGGCCAATCACATCTCTTCTTCTTGCTTTCTTCATGGCCCCTTTCACCTACTCTTCCTGCTCTCCTTCGCTCAAATGG TACCCTTAACAGTGCAAACATTCACCGGAACATACGGTATAAATTATGGGAGGATTGCAGATAACATCCCCTCACCTGATCAAGTTGTTACTCTTCTCAGAGCAGCAAAAATAAGGAATGTTAGAATCTATGATGCTGATCACAGTGTTCTCAAGGCATTCAGTGGAACTGGGTTTAATCTTGTTATTGGACTTCCCAATGGGCAGCTGCAAGACATGAGTTCGAACGCAGATCATGCTCTGAACTGGGTCAAAGACAATGTGCAGTCGTTTCTTCCGGGCACGCCTATTCGTGGAATTGCCGTGGGGAATGAAGTTTTGGGTGGGGAAGACTACAGTTTGTGGGGGGAACTTTTGGGTGCtgcaaaaaatatttataacgcTACGAAGAAACTTAATCTGCATGAGCAAATTGAGATCTCTACGGCAAACTCGTTTGCTGTATTTTCGAATTCATACCCTCCCTCCTCTTGTAAGTTTAAGGACAGTGTTACTCAGTATATGAAGCCACTATTGGAGTTCTTCTCACAAATTGGCTCTCCTTTCTGTTTGAATGCTTACCCTTCCCTAGCCTACGCAAGTGATCCGGAACATATAGATTTGAATTATGCTCTTTTTCAACCGACAAAAGGAATTTATGATCCGAAGTTTCGTCTGCACTATGATAACATGCTTGATGCTCAGATTGATGCAGCTTATTCTGCTTTGGAGAATGCTGGATTTAACAAAATGGAAGTCATAGTTACTGAGACTGGGTGGGCCTCGAATGGAGATCAAAATGAAGCCGGAGCAAACATAACTAATGCGAGGACATACAATTATAACCTGCGTAAAAGGCTTGCGAAGAGGAAAGGAACTCCACATAGGCCTAAAAATATTGTGAAGGCATACATCTTTGCGGTTTTCAATGAGGATTCGAAGCCTGGAGCAAGTTCTGAGAGGAACTATGGACTGTTCAAGGCAGATGGTAGTATATCATATGATATTGGGTTTCACGGACTTAATGCAGCGCGATCATCTCGCTTATCTCTGAAG GAAAACAAAAAGATCATGTTCCAAGGTTTTTGGAATATATGCATATACAAGCTATTTTCCTTTGAGTTGATGATCTTATCCCTCTTGGAAATTTGTGTTCATGTGTGA